From Salipiger profundus, a single genomic window includes:
- the pedF gene encoding cytochrome c-550 PedF: MPAVKMFRPAVIGAAAVVVAANLALAHGDVAPQPVDTDALPEVGEEWLTENPYREAEAGRDVWLKAIEVGASGYNQNCARCHGLEVISGGLAPDLRFLEAEEYGDEWYVERFRHGYTQNGTTKMPAFGELLGQKAAWAIRTYIEARPDDAVIEEKSAELKEIRDTLAAGEGDVAALQARLEEISGEIETLSGAPVADSIAFRAANQLAADPTATAHAAETLTIGLSAAH, from the coding sequence ATGCCCGCAGTCAAGATGTTCCGCCCCGCCGTTATCGGGGCTGCCGCCGTTGTCGTGGCGGCGAATCTCGCTCTCGCTCATGGCGACGTTGCCCCGCAGCCGGTCGACACCGATGCGCTTCCCGAGGTCGGCGAGGAGTGGCTGACCGAGAACCCCTACCGCGAGGCGGAGGCCGGGCGCGACGTCTGGCTGAAAGCCATCGAGGTCGGCGCGTCGGGCTACAACCAGAACTGCGCGCGCTGTCACGGGCTCGAGGTGATCTCGGGCGGGCTCGCTCCCGACCTGCGTTTTCTCGAGGCCGAGGAATACGGCGACGAGTGGTATGTCGAGCGCTTCCGCCATGGCTACACGCAGAACGGCACCACGAAGATGCCGGCCTTCGGCGAGCTGCTCGGCCAGAAGGCCGCCTGGGCGATCCGCACCTACATCGAGGCGCGCCCCGACGACGCGGTGATCGAGGAGAAGTCGGCCGAGCTGAAGGAGATCCGCGACACGCTTGCGGCCGGCGAGGGCGACGTGGCGGCGCTGCAGGCCCGGCTCGAGGAGATCTCCGGCGAGATCGAAACCCTGTCCGGTGCGCCGGTGGCCGACAGCATCGCGTTCCGCGCGGCCAACCAGCTTGCCGCCGATCCGACCGCCACGGCCCATG
- a CDS encoding ABC transporter substrate-binding protein, with protein MRIFGLAAILSLIFGVAAASETRVRIAYLEVAQPQPPVLSNLDPAPSDLGLEGARLGLADNATTGRFLGQEWVMDETRVPEGGDAIAAARAALASSPLMVIDAPAATLQAIADLPEAQGALLFNATAPDMTLRDAGCRANLLHTAPSLAMRTDALAQFLVLRRWTDVALISGDHPRDRAFTDALRGSLTKFRLTLRAEKEWHFDADMRRNASAEVPLFTQDFGDHDVLLVADELGDFGRYVVYNTWLPRPVAGSEELVPQAWAPVVEQWGAAQLQSRFADLAGRGMAPEDYGAWAAVRAIGEAVTRTGSTEPGPLRDYILSDAFELGGFKGSPLSFRRWNGQMRQPIPIVTDRAVVATAPLEGFHHQGNELDTLGRDAPETACTAF; from the coding sequence ATGCGCATCTTCGGTCTCGCCGCCATCCTGTCGCTGATCTTCGGCGTTGCCGCCGCGTCCGAGACGCGCGTGCGGATCGCCTATCTCGAGGTGGCGCAACCGCAACCGCCGGTGTTGTCGAACCTCGATCCCGCCCCCTCCGACCTCGGCCTCGAGGGCGCACGGCTCGGGCTTGCGGACAACGCCACCACGGGACGGTTCCTCGGTCAGGAGTGGGTGATGGACGAGACCCGCGTGCCCGAGGGGGGCGACGCCATCGCCGCGGCGCGTGCCGCTCTTGCCTCGAGCCCGCTCATGGTGATCGACGCGCCCGCCGCGACGCTGCAGGCCATCGCCGACCTGCCGGAAGCGCAGGGCGCGCTGCTGTTCAACGCCACCGCCCCCGACATGACCCTGCGCGACGCCGGCTGCCGTGCCAACCTGCTGCACACCGCCCCGTCGCTGGCCATGCGCACCGACGCGCTGGCCCAGTTCCTCGTGCTGCGGCGCTGGACCGACGTAGCGCTGATCTCGGGCGACCACCCGCGAGATCGCGCCTTCACCGACGCCCTGCGCGGCTCGCTCACAAAGTTCCGGCTGACACTCCGCGCCGAGAAGGAATGGCACTTCGACGCAGACATGCGCCGCAACGCCAGCGCCGAGGTGCCGCTCTTCACGCAGGACTTCGGCGACCACGACGTGCTGCTCGTGGCCGACGAGCTCGGCGACTTCGGCCGCTACGTGGTCTACAACACCTGGCTGCCCCGCCCCGTCGCCGGCTCCGAGGAACTGGTGCCGCAGGCCTGGGCGCCGGTGGTCGAGCAGTGGGGCGCCGCGCAGCTGCAATCGCGCTTCGCGGATCTCGCCGGGCGCGGCATGGCCCCCGAGGACTACGGCGCCTGGGCTGCCGTGCGCGCGATCGGCGAAGCCGTGACCCGCACCGGCAGCACCGAGCCCGGCCCCCTGCGCGACTACATCCTGTCGGATGCCTTCGAGCTGGGCGGCTTCAAGGGCAGCCCGCTGAGCTTCCGCCGCTGGAACGGCCAGATGCGCCAGCCCATTCCCATCGTCACCGACCGCGCCGTCGTCGCGACCGCCCCGCTCGAGGGCTTCCACCACCAGGGCAACGAGCTCGACACGCTGGGGCGCGACGCCCCCGAGACCGCCTGCACCGCATTCTGA
- a CDS encoding YVTN family beta-propeller repeat protein, with protein sequence MLRLTALLALLAAPATADEIWITNEKDDTISVIDVATLEVTRTIPTGERPRGITFSHDFSKVYICASDSDAVQVMDPVSGEILHDLPSGEDPEQFVLHPDDRRLYIANEDDAITTVVDTETRRVIEQIDVGIEPEGMAVSPDGATVITTSETTNMAHWIDTKTETIYANTLVDARPRHAEFVKDGAELWVSAEIGGSVTVFDSATQAEKAKIHFSITGVHEDRLQPVGFELTPDGKTAFVALGPANQVAVVNADTYEVEDYLLVGRRVWHMAFNSDHSLLFTTNGVSGDVTVIDVAKRKPVKTIKVGRFPWGAALRPTAG encoded by the coding sequence ATGCTGAGACTGACCGCCCTGCTCGCGCTGCTCGCCGCTCCGGCCACGGCCGACGAGATCTGGATCACCAACGAGAAGGACGACACGATCAGCGTGATCGACGTCGCCACGCTCGAGGTGACCCGCACCATTCCCACAGGTGAGCGCCCGCGCGGCATCACCTTCAGCCACGACTTCTCGAAGGTCTACATCTGCGCCTCCGACAGCGACGCGGTGCAGGTCATGGACCCGGTCTCGGGCGAGATCCTGCACGACCTGCCGTCGGGCGAGGACCCCGAGCAGTTCGTGCTGCACCCCGACGACCGGCGGCTCTACATCGCCAACGAGGACGACGCGATCACCACCGTCGTGGACACCGAGACCCGACGCGTCATCGAACAGATCGACGTCGGCATCGAGCCCGAGGGCATGGCCGTGAGCCCCGATGGTGCCACGGTCATCACCACCTCGGAGACCACCAACATGGCGCACTGGATCGACACGAAGACCGAGACGATCTACGCCAACACGCTGGTCGACGCCCGGCCCCGGCACGCGGAATTCGTCAAGGACGGCGCCGAGCTCTGGGTGTCCGCCGAAATAGGCGGCTCGGTCACCGTTTTCGACAGCGCGACCCAGGCGGAAAAGGCCAAGATCCATTTCTCCATCACCGGCGTCCATGAGGACCGCCTCCAGCCCGTCGGCTTCGAACTGACGCCCGACGGCAAGACCGCCTTCGTCGCGCTGGGTCCGGCGAACCAAGTGGCGGTGGTGAACGCCGACACCTACGAGGTCGAGGACTACCTGCTGGTCGGTCGCCGCGTCTGGCACATGGCCTTCAACAGCGACCACTCGCTGCTGTTCACCACCAACGGCGTCTCGGGCGACGTCACGGTGATCGACGTGGCGAAACGCAAGCCGGTGAAGACCATAAAGGTCGGCCGCTTCCCCTGGGGCGCGGCGCTGCGCCCTACGGCGGGCTGA